A window of the Halopseudomonas phragmitis genome harbors these coding sequences:
- a CDS encoding ABC transporter ATP-binding protein: protein MSDSVIVASHLSKVVRTSEAELTILDDVSLHIARGASVAIVGASGSGKSTLLSLLAGLDLPSNGEVELAGKPLSQLDEDQRAALRAEHVGFVFQSFQLLASLTALENVMLPLELHGRSDARERAAQLLERVGLGQRLSHYPRQLSGGEQQRVAIARAFASEPDILFADEPTGNLDAKTGQRITDLLFELNREQGTTLIMVTHDARLAERCQYALHLEAGRLLEQAA from the coding sequence ATGTCAGACAGCGTGATCGTTGCCAGCCACCTTAGCAAAGTCGTTCGTACCTCGGAAGCCGAGCTCACCATCCTCGACGACGTCAGTCTGCATATCGCCCGCGGCGCCAGTGTCGCCATCGTCGGGGCATCCGGCTCGGGCAAATCGACCCTGCTCAGCCTGCTGGCCGGGCTCGATCTGCCAAGCAACGGCGAAGTCGAACTGGCCGGCAAGCCGCTCAGCCAGCTCGACGAAGACCAACGTGCAGCGCTCAGGGCCGAGCATGTTGGCTTCGTATTCCAGTCCTTCCAGTTACTCGCCAGCCTGACCGCGCTGGAGAATGTCATGCTGCCGCTGGAGCTGCATGGCCGCAGCGACGCCCGCGAGCGGGCAGCCCAGCTACTCGAACGGGTTGGCCTGGGCCAGCGCCTGAGCCACTACCCGCGTCAGCTTTCCGGTGGTGAGCAGCAGCGCGTGGCGATTGCCCGCGCCTTCGCCAGTGAGCCGGACATCCTGTTCGCCGACGAGCCAACTGGCAACCTCGACGCCAAAACCGGCCAGCGCATTACCGACCTGCTGTTCGAGCTCAACCGTGAACAGGGCACCACCCTGATCATGGTCACCCACGATGCACGCCTGGCCGAGCGCTGCCAATACGCCCTGCATCTGGAAGCCGGCCGCTTGCTGGAGCAGGCCGCATGA
- a CDS encoding arylesterase, which translates to MKTVWKSWLALCLAGWLALPANAQSLLVVGDSISAAFGLELEQGWVSLLQERLHQHGYPYEVINASVSGDTTAGGLARLPSLLERYQPALVMIELGGNDGLRGLPPANMQQNLSSMVRSVQSSGADALLLGIRIPPNYGVRYTRAFEQVFVDVSQAHEVPLVPFVLEGVAGEDSLMQADGIHPTAAAQPIILDNTWPAIEQWLQSRSEDIE; encoded by the coding sequence TTGAAAACTGTCTGGAAATCCTGGCTGGCTCTGTGCCTGGCCGGCTGGCTGGCGCTGCCGGCCAATGCACAGAGTCTGTTGGTTGTTGGCGATAGTATCAGTGCCGCATTCGGTCTGGAACTTGAGCAGGGCTGGGTCAGCCTGCTGCAGGAGCGTTTGCATCAGCATGGCTATCCTTATGAGGTGATCAATGCCTCGGTCAGCGGTGACACTACGGCTGGTGGGCTAGCCCGCTTGCCGAGCCTGCTGGAGCGCTATCAGCCGGCCCTGGTAATGATCGAATTGGGTGGTAATGACGGCTTGCGTGGATTGCCTCCAGCCAATATGCAACAGAATCTTTCCAGTATGGTGCGCAGTGTGCAGAGCAGCGGGGCTGATGCGTTGCTGCTGGGTATCCGCATTCCGCCCAATTATGGGGTGCGTTACACCCGGGCGTTTGAACAGGTCTTCGTCGATGTCAGTCAGGCCCACGAGGTGCCGCTGGTACCATTCGTCCTGGAAGGGGTGGCTGGCGAGGACAGCTTGATGCAGGCTGATGGCATACACCCAACCGCTGCGGCGCAGCCCATAATCCTGGATAATACCTGGCCGGCCATTGAACAATGGCTGCAATCACGGTCCGAGGATATTGAATGA
- a CDS encoding L,D-transpeptidase family protein, which yields MSGSRTRLLGGLLSLLLAVPAMATSYDLTPGQELVGRIYSVEARFENTFADLGEMYGFGYLELLAANPDIDPWLPGEGVQVVMPGKHILPDAPREGIVINLPEYRLYYFPPGGEKVMTYPVGIGREGWSSPIGQTRVARKEANPSWYPPQSIREEHAAQGEYLPAVVPPGPDNPMGPFKMNLAMGAYVIHGTNKQFGIGMRVSHGCFRMNNADITELYPHIPIGTQVTIVNQPFKLGVHEGKLYLEVHTPLDEHGMPSTLDRQAAMQSLLAAQGAKVEGYRLDWGQIRDLVYAENGMPAVIGTPFQPEWAGKAYLGSSD from the coding sequence ATGAGTGGATCCAGGACTAGACTGCTGGGTGGTTTGCTGAGCTTGCTGCTGGCTGTTCCGGCGATGGCCACCAGCTATGATCTGACCCCGGGCCAGGAGCTGGTCGGGCGTATCTACAGTGTCGAGGCACGGTTCGAGAATACTTTTGCCGATCTTGGCGAAATGTATGGTTTCGGCTATCTGGAGCTGTTGGCGGCCAATCCGGATATCGATCCCTGGCTGCCAGGCGAAGGGGTGCAGGTGGTGATGCCAGGTAAACACATCTTGCCTGATGCGCCGCGTGAAGGGATTGTCATCAACCTGCCTGAATACCGGCTTTATTATTTTCCGCCTGGTGGCGAGAAAGTCATGACCTATCCGGTGGGTATCGGTCGAGAGGGTTGGTCCTCACCCATTGGCCAAACCCGGGTTGCGCGCAAGGAAGCCAATCCATCCTGGTATCCGCCCCAGTCGATTCGTGAAGAGCATGCTGCACAAGGTGAATATTTGCCGGCGGTAGTGCCGCCGGGGCCGGACAATCCCATGGGGCCGTTCAAGATGAATCTGGCCATGGGAGCCTATGTGATTCATGGCACCAACAAGCAGTTTGGTATCGGTATGCGGGTCAGTCATGGCTGCTTTCGCATGAACAATGCGGACATTACCGAGCTTTACCCGCATATTCCGATAGGTACCCAGGTAACCATCGTTAATCAACCGTTCAAGCTGGGTGTGCACGAAGGCAAACTGTACCTTGAGGTGCATACGCCACTAGATGAGCACGGTATGCCTTCAACGCTGGATCGCCAGGCAGCAATGCAGAGTCTGTTGGCTGCGCAGGGCGCCAAGGTGGAGGGGTATCGGCTGGACTGGGGGCAGATCCGTGATCTGGTGTATGCAGAAAACGGCATGCCAGCCGTAATAGGTACACCTTTCCAACCGGAGTGGGCTGGAAAGGCGTATTTAGGAAGCTCTGATTAA
- a CDS encoding Lpp/OprI family alanine-zipper lipoprotein has product MKTALQLSAVALAALLAVGCSNTQQQETSARLTANENATARAQARADEAYRKAEEALAAAQRAQQSADEANERAMRMLERTSRK; this is encoded by the coding sequence ATGAAAACTGCACTGCAATTGTCCGCCGTTGCCCTGGCCGCGCTTTTGGCTGTCGGCTGCAGCAACACCCAGCAACAGGAAACCAGCGCTCGTCTGACTGCCAACGAGAACGCCACAGCACGTGCTCAGGCTCGTGCCGATGAGGCCTATCGCAAGGCGGAAGAAGCACTGGCTGCCGCCCAGCGGGCTCAGCAAAGCGCTGACGAAGCCAATGAGCGGGCCATGCGCATGCTGGAGCGGACCAGCCGCAAGTAA
- a CDS encoding GntP family permease, whose protein sequence is MLGNLGLLAGLALLIFMALRGANIFIASLVCALVVAVTNGLLIPKTLLEFYPFGPLGAFTFAGKFFLLFLCGAIFGKAMATSQAAKSIALAITNSLGVKRTLLVGMLVCALLTYGGVVVFVVVFTMYPLGITLMREANLPKRLWAAATSVGAGTFTMTALPGTPSIHNVISASSLGTDLFAGGWIGIFAALIMVGLGMWYVERGWRLARANGEGFVENTQDKRMEQLIGDPADAPPWYLAMVPMIVVLGVIMLPRLLLAMGDWSGSDSLLARSLVFSQTQPIIWPSMALILGSLTCVVLFPSMRRKVGQVFGQGAEDSIMPLLNTAAVIGFGGVVTQTAGFGQFAQWILSADLPPLLSVFASASVVSAIVGSSSGGLQIFMQSLAPHYLEMGVQPEILHRIAAIASGGLDSLPHCGAVIATFMIMGLTHREAYKDMFVVTVAIPVVACLAAIALLMMLGMG, encoded by the coding sequence ATGCTGGGCAACTTAGGCTTGCTAGCGGGGCTCGCCCTGCTGATTTTCATGGCCCTGCGCGGAGCCAATATCTTTATCGCCTCGCTGGTTTGTGCCCTGGTAGTGGCAGTGACCAACGGATTGTTGATTCCCAAGACTCTGCTTGAGTTCTATCCCTTCGGCCCGCTTGGAGCCTTCACCTTTGCTGGCAAGTTCTTTCTGCTGTTCCTCTGTGGGGCAATTTTTGGTAAGGCCATGGCGACCAGTCAGGCAGCCAAGAGCATTGCACTGGCCATTACTAATAGCCTGGGTGTAAAGCGCACCCTGTTGGTGGGCATGTTGGTATGTGCGCTACTGACCTACGGCGGTGTAGTGGTGTTCGTGGTGGTGTTCACCATGTATCCGCTGGGTATCACTCTGATGCGTGAAGCCAATCTGCCCAAACGGCTCTGGGCGGCGGCGACCTCGGTTGGGGCCGGAACCTTCACCATGACCGCGCTGCCGGGGACTCCGTCGATCCATAACGTGATCTCGGCCAGTTCGCTGGGGACCGACCTGTTTGCCGGCGGCTGGATCGGGATCTTTGCTGCTCTGATCATGGTTGGGCTTGGCATGTGGTATGTCGAACGCGGCTGGCGGCTGGCCCGGGCCAATGGTGAAGGCTTTGTCGAGAATACCCAGGACAAGCGTATGGAGCAGTTGATCGGTGATCCTGCCGATGCGCCGCCGTGGTATCTGGCGATGGTTCCGATGATCGTGGTGCTGGGCGTGATCATGCTGCCGCGGCTGTTGCTGGCCATGGGTGACTGGTCCGGTAGCGACAGCTTGCTGGCGCGCAGTCTGGTCTTTAGCCAGACGCAACCGATCATCTGGCCGAGCATGGCCTTGATCCTGGGTTCGTTGACCTGCGTAGTGCTGTTCCCGAGCATGCGGCGCAAGGTGGGGCAAGTATTTGGCCAGGGCGCCGAAGACTCGATCATGCCGCTGCTCAATACGGCGGCAGTAATCGGCTTCGGTGGAGTCGTGACCCAGACCGCCGGTTTTGGTCAGTTTGCCCAGTGGATTCTCAGTGCTGATCTGCCGCCGCTACTGTCAGTGTTTGCCTCGGCCAGCGTAGTCTCGGCCATCGTTGGTTCGTCCTCTGGCGGTCTGCAGATTTTCATGCAGTCGCTGGCTCCGCATTACCTGGAGATGGGCGTACAACCGGAGATCCTGCACCGGATCGCCGCCATTGCCTCGGGCGGTTTAGACTCGTTGCCGCATTGTGGCGCAGTGATCGCCACCTTCATGATCATGGGGTTGACCCATCGTGAGGCTTACAAGGATATGTTCGTGGTCACCGTGGCTATCCCGGTGGTGGCCTGTCTGGCCGCGATCGCACTACTGATGATGCTGGGTATGGGCTGA
- a CDS encoding GNAT family N-acetyltransferase → MPLTPIQHDPQAQQFYIVVDGAKAYLSYMDLGKKTLDIYRTFVPSILRRRGLAARLTAHALRYAEEGGYTVIPSCSYVEWYMDRQTRLVEARTA, encoded by the coding sequence ATGCCACTGACGCCGATCCAACACGATCCGCAAGCACAGCAGTTCTACATTGTCGTCGATGGCGCAAAAGCCTATTTGTCCTATATGGATCTGGGTAAAAAGACGCTGGATATCTACCGTACCTTCGTGCCCAGTATTCTGCGCCGCAGGGGGCTGGCCGCCAGGCTGACAGCCCATGCCCTGCGCTATGCAGAGGAGGGCGGGTACACGGTTATACCCTCCTGCTCGTACGTGGAGTGGTACATGGATCGCCAGACTCGCCTCGTCGAAGCCCGTACTGCCTGA